The genomic segment cagtgacttctaatatccttatcatttacagtagggggtacattatcccttataatacatgagtgctactcagagttccctgtataactcagcctgcagccttttgcctttatatggtcacagaacaacccctcagtgacttctaatatccttatcatttacagtagggggtaaattatcccttataatacatgagtgatactccgagttccctgtataactcagcctgcagccttgtgcctttatatggtcacagaacccctcagtgacttctaatatccttatcatttacagtagggggtacattatcccttataatacatgagtgatactcagagatccttctataactcagcctgcagccttgtgcctttatatggtcacagaacaacccctcagtgacttctaatatccttatcatttacagtagggggtacattatcccttataatacataagtgatactcagagttccctgtataactcagcctgcagccttgtgcctttatatggtcacagaacaacccctcagtgacttctaatatccttatcatttacagtagggggtacattatcccttataatacatgagtgatactcagagttccctgtataactcagcctgcagccttgtgcctttatatggtcacagaacaacccctcagtgacttctaatatccttatcatttacagtagggggtacattataccttataatacatgagtgatactcagagttccctgtataactcagcctgcagccttgtgcctttatatctttatatattacattaggGGTTATGCTATTCCCTACACCTGGGGCACAATCTTTTGTTTCAGCTTTAAACCAAGTaatcttatttctttttctttcagagCCTCCTAATGTGCATATAATTGGGAATCTGCCTTTTAGTGTCTCAACTCCTCTGATCATTAAGTGGTTGGAGCAGGTCGCAGACAGGACTGGTCCGTTCACATATGGAAGGACACAGATGACTCTGACGTTCCAGCAGGAAGTTGCGGAGGTAAAGATTAAGATAGAGAAGTAACAAGGACGGAACCTGCGCTGTTAATGCAAACGACACTTCAATTTTCTTGGAATTTGGATTGAGACCAAGGGTCTTAACTGGAATAAAGGAAACATCATTCGGAAAGAAGCATGTGAAAGCATGAATGGATTTTTCTATGAATAAAGTGACGCAGTTGCTATGTAGGAAAATACTTTAGGGACAGAGGAGACCCAttatgaatttaaaggggaaaaatgtaattttaatataaagcttcatcatactgaaataagaaactttctaaatacaattaattgttctgtactgtttctgaaataatcaagtttatcttcaccattcctctctcagcatctgtttctcttcattctctcttcattcagcagttgggtgtcagatattcagtgacagttagatccaatatatcttatagggggggatTCCTTtcatagaagatgtattagagctcagtctattaaaatcaccagacatcatgtctctctacatgcaggatttgtgcaaaaggcagttattttgttagattttgtttgtactgggatcagttatatgagtgagctctaatacatctgctaggaaaggagcccccctataagatatattggatctaactgtcaatgaatatctgacacccaactgctgaatgaagacagaatgaagagaaaccaatgctgagagagggatagtcaacataaatgtgattatttcagaaatgatgcagaatattttattgattatatttagaaagtttcttatttcagtatgctgaagcttatattaaatagaataaggctagaaatgctgtattttgtatactaaacataaacatgaacttactgcaccacaagcctaatcaaacaaatgatttatgctttcaaagttggccacagggggtcaccatcttgtaactttgttatacatctttgcaagaccaagactgtgcacgtgctcagtgtggtctgggctgcttagggatcgttataaatgatcaaaacagcacaagtcaaataatatctgccagaagccgatacagcaagactgattaataatcagaatatacagactgcactgggtcctgtgttgtcatgtaatctaatgtggattttatagtttttgtattgtttaatacaaactttctccaactctgcagaaccagtggctgcagcaaaataatcctccagaatcccagtttatctgtttttcATCTCCTCCATAACGGTTCTGCTTATTTTTCCCATTTCCACAGCGCCTGACCGCGAGTACAAAGAATAAGCAGCGCAGCCGTCTCTCTATCATGTCCCAGTACCTCTGCAATGTAAAGAACTGCTTCACTATTCCTGGCCGGGCCTTCATTCCAAAACCCAAGGTGCATATAGTTTGCTGTGAATGTAAAGGGGGACTGTCTTCCTCACTAGCAGCTGCCATTGGTTTCAATAGTAGGATAACACTTTGGACACCCCTCGGGGATTGTCCAGGAAGGCTCAGAACATTGCCCTATCTtgtatgtacagtaagtgagcCTAATACAtcactttcccccatatgtaatataaggcactaagtttgcctgggagcagtaacccatggcaaccaataagatacttgcatttaaacagtagattctacctgttgattggttgctaggggttactacccatgagcaaacttagtgccttttattacataacccaattTGTGTCCCAGCCAAGTTTTGattgtgctttttatatattactgtattaaaggggttgttcacctttaaattaactttaagaggcacatttattaagggttggatttcaaattcatgtggttttttttttggtttttttttaaactcacatgaattcagttttactcgaaattcgattatttgattatttattaaaaaaatcgaatatgtaaAATTCTGACTAATTTTACTGAATtttacttttgcctagaagatgtattagagctcactctttaaaaatcaccagaaatcatggggtatatttatcaaagagtaaagttaatagtgatgttccgccactagagtgaaattccgccactttccattcatttctatgggattttaaaaggcgtatttatcaaagggtgaactttcactttcacccattgataaatatgccataaaatcccatagaaatgaattgtgaccatgcagaatttcactctttgataaatttaccccatgtctctctacatgcaggatttgtgcaaaaggcagttattttgttagattttgtttgaactggaatcagttatttgagtgagctctaatacatctgctaggaaagggagaccacctataagatatattggatcattcatctgacacccaactcctgaataaagagaaacagatgctgagagaggaatagtgaagataaacctgattatttcagaaacaatgcagaatatttaattgattgtatttagagagtttattgcttcagtatgaggaagcttataatacatttaaatttttgcGTTAGTTCCCCTTTCACCGTTAGGGATTAAAGGATCAACAAACTGTAGTAGCTTACTCTGGGGACAGGGATTTTTAACTCCACAGACCTGACATTATTATAATTGGCCCGTGAATATGTGTTACGTCAGCAAACGGCCCTGGTACCTAGGGAAGAGATGGACAACAAGGGGCTGTATTAAAACGATTGCAAACTTTTGTTTCGCTCCCCTGCTTTAAGGTTGATGTCGGAGTTGTGCATCTCACCCCTTTTGTACAGCCGAAAATagaacagccattcaagctggttGAAAAAGTCGTTCGATGCATCTTCCAGTTCCGGCGAAAATACTGCCACCATGGAGTTTCGTAAGTAAATAGTCTTGTTATTTAAATGATCACTTTGGCATCACCCGGGGGGAACCATGTTTGTTTGGTTGACTTGGAGGCCTTAAGTAGAAGTTTAGCCTCCCAAGTATATCAAGTTTAGGATGTGAGAATTCTTGAAAGCACCTTTTCTCGCTAAACTCTTGttattgttcttaaagggattctgtcatgatttttatgatgtcgtttttatttctaaatgacactgtttaaactgtgaataattcactctacaatataaaatctcattcctgaaccagcaagtgtatttagttgtaatattggtgtgtaggtgcatctcagctcattttgcctggtcatatgctttcagaaagagccagcactttaggatggaactgctttctggcaggctgttgtttctcctactcaatgtaactgaatgtatctcagtgggacctggattttactattgagtgctgtttttagatctaccaggcagctgttatcttgtgttagggagctgctatctggttaccttcccattgttctgttgttaggctgctggggggaaagggagggggtgatatcactccaacttgcagtacagcagtaaagagtgattgaagtttatcagagcacaagtcacatgtcttggggcagctgggacactgacaatatgtctagccccatgtcagatttcaaaattaaatataaaaaaatctgtttgctctttcgaaaaacagatttcagtgcagcactattaactgatgcattttccccatgacagtatccctttaacattcttCTTTTGTAGAATCCTATTTCCCGAAGAAATCCGCATACAACTGACAGAGCAGATGCTAAGGTTAGCCGACGTGGATCCGACGCTGCGTCCCATCGAACTGACCATGACTCACTTTAAAAAACTCTGCAACGTGTACAGGGAGATGTGCGACCAGAATCCCCATCTGTTTTCTTACAACTACAGAGAGGAGCTGAGAATGAAAAAGCTGCAGGGCAAAAgcacagaggaagaggaggacttattgcaataaataaaaggACTAGTTGCTCTTGTATTTTGCTTCATACAGGTCAGTTGGATTTAAAGGTACAGGATAAGTTCCTTTGTAGGTCGTTATATTTTCGGGCAGGGTGATCGTTACAGGGCTCTCTACTTACACAGGATTCAGGATATGTTAGAAAACAGTTGGCTTGACGCACTGTATGAGCATTGAAAAGGCGCAATacatgaattaaaggggaactctggcttccaaagcaaaatgtgataaagagacccacataacacagaaacccctaatatattcatcacagttacctgtttcttcaaaaagtatgaataaatgccacttttctatgctgaaatccagctgtttaacagtatctgcatcatttgaaatcctggcagggaaggagggactaaatactgatgtaacacacacacacagcttacagagagcatgcaggaactacataacccacaatgcattgcacagtgatgtttttttccttagtgaaatcacatgtgcagggaattgtggggtttggaggatgcaggctgaggacagatggctgttgatacaaagtaacagtagtcagccagctcagcaaagtagtcagacagatgagcaggagagcagggggctaggcttagggaactgttccaaaccattaaaaatcatgaaaagtctgcatattttttaattgatgtatattgcaatgtagcttgaaattatgtttacttttcaaaaggcttaaaggagatctaaagcctaactaaagaagtaggtagaaatgttgtacattatgttttgtgcttctgtaacagccctttagcagatctgtgtctccaaagatgccccagtagctccccatcttcttttctgctgattcactgcacatgctctgtgctgctgtcacttactgaacttagggagccactcacaatatacagtacacatagaatagaaatgtcacaatataaggctgattagtaattaatacacataattactacatggcagcacagaaaccagtgcaattagcatcagaatttaataatcagcaaacctgtagcatcagcttatattacaaccagggaagctcattttctgctggataattagtgacgagccctaagcttagcttctcaacagccaatcagagcccactgagcatgtgagtgtcacagacactttccaagatggtgaccccctgtgacaagtttgaagtcctggatcattgctgctattgacaagctgaaactttagcctcgtgcaataagttcactatataaaatatgccatttttagccatctttatttttaggctttagttctcctttaagttacagtatgtttgtgtggagttcccctttaagacggACAGTGCTGCCCTAAAGCCTGTTACTAAAGccatgttactgaactacaaatcccagcatgccttgaTTGTATGTCGAGGGCTTGGAGCTGTAGTCTGGCAACACCAGGGGTTCCAGTTTTGGAACTGACCAGGAACAATCCGTCATCCTAAAGTCACATTAAATGCATATAGTATAGACGGAAGGTGTCTGAACGTGGGCTATGAGATGAGAGCGTTGTCTGTGATGCAGTGATGTCAATTACTTGGTGACCAttcacggagagatctgctcatttggtgatgtcaccaaaGCGTGTCTCTCTCCAGATATacctaccttgaggtgggcgacaTCGGGCTGATCATATCGAAAggtaacgggtggtcggattgcgggaccacatcaatgaacaaaTGCGGgcgcaatccaacgggatttttagtcctgtctgaACGACATCTGGTCTGACGGCagattttattggcccgtgtatgccACCTTAGGATCAGggcacattcggggagattagtcgcctgccgacaaatctcctcttcttcgggacgactaatcccccccgaactgccttcctgccggctagaaaaTCACCAGGACTTCGTTTttttgaagtcgcccgaagtttcctcgtgaggtgacttcggaaaacgcatctcgctggcgatttacattttagccggcgggaaggcaggggaggcagttcagggagatcagtcgccctgaagaagaggagatttgtcgcggtctccccgaatctgcctgtgtgccctgactcttaAGTGTGGGTCAATTTAGGTTCTCATCCCCAGTGCACACCATCACCACAGGTGTAATGGCGAATACAAATGTACAAAGGTTACTGAGAAAGAACCATAGAGAAGAGCTTGCTGCAAATAGTGTTTTATTAccacgacatgtttcaggctaCAAGCCCTTTATCactttaagggctgggacacacttggcgatttggggagatttagtcgcctggcgactaatcgcagtgacttttctccccgaatgcctcccctcgctctgcgcctggataaaatgaaaagtcgccggcgctaatcacacgcggcgattcgttttccgaagttgcctcacgcggaaacttcgggcgacttcggaaaacgaatcgccgcgtgtgattagcgcaggcgatttttcattttagccaggcgcagagcgaggggaggcattcggggaagattggtcgcggcgattagtcgccaggcgactaaatctccccaaatcgcccagtgtgtcccagccctaaccaaaataaataaaacgcTTCTGAGTATCCTCAGTGAGCCAAAGACTAACGGAGGTCTGTAATCAGGCTTGAGTTTAGACTATCTTGCAAAGTCAATTTTGGATCTAGATGGGTTTTTATTAAGGGGGTGGCAGTAGTTTTTATTATTAGAACCATTCAAAAATACCTGccacaaaaatgtttattaaaaaaaaaaaaaaagtccagacagATTTCCCTGTACATTGTCCGTGGTTTTGCCAAAACCCACATGGAAACAGGCTCAAGAGTGAATCATTCTCCAAATGTTAAAGTCTCTGAAGACTGAAGACCATTGTGTTTTGGAGGAGACTTCCAAAGAGGGTTTGGGCAACTGGTGTCCCATATGAACAGCCATCTCCCTTATGACAGGGACGGAATGAGACATTCAAAAGTATCTTTACCACTGCTCAGCCAAGAGTTCATCCAGATACTCGACAACGTCTCCCTGGAAAAGAAGAGGCGAAGGTTAGAACCAGCGAACAGGGACAATTGTGGTCATTTAAAGGGACTCTACTCATACTTATATACATGTTCTTTCAACTTCAACTCAATTTACAAACCTGTTAAAAAATGGGTTTctgcctttccctttaaaggggtggttcacttttaaattaacttttactatgatgtagagcgtgatattctgagatgctttgcagttggttttcagttattattacaggtataggatccattatcgagaaagctccgaattacggaaaggatgtctcccatagactccattataatcaaaatgttttaaatgattttctgtttctctgtaataataaaacagtcgcttgtacttgatcccaactaagatataattaatccttattggaagcaaaaccagcctattgggtttatttcatgtttatatgattttctactagacttaaaggagaaggaaaggctaaaactaagtaagctttatcagaaaggtctatataaatacaccagtaaaccctcaaagtaatgctgctctgagtcctctgtcaaaagaaacatcacatttctttccttctattgtgtactcatgggcttctgtatcagactaactgttttcagcttaaacctccagggctagggcttgagcatgctcagtttgctcctctctcccctttccttttccccctcccctccctgtaatctgagcccagagctatgagtgagcagggagagactgagtctggaagtgatgtcacacaaagctaatatggcagctgctatcctaaacaaacagagagagcttctagggcTGTTtatttaggtatggtaaagcattctactgaataaatatagtattaaagcttgcactattgtggctaatctattggcaataaactggttcggtagctttccttctcctttaaggtatgaagatccaaattacatccgttatccagaataccccagaccccaagcattctggataacaagttccatacctgtttttgttttttgagttatttcattttttattcagcagctctccattttgcaatttcagcagttggtttctagggtccaaattcccctagcaaccatgaattgaattgaataagagactggaataggagagacttgaatagaaagatgagtaataaaaagaagcaataacaaaacacttgtagccttacagagcattttttttagatggggtcagtgacctccacttgagagctggaaagagtcagaagatcgttcaaaaactataacaaaacaatgatggccaattgaaaagttgcttataattagccattctacaacatactaaaagttaacttcaaggtgaaccacccctttaatgtgatgATGAAATTGGTGATGTAACTTGTGTCACACGAGTAACTATTTTACTGGGTTAGTAGTTTAGTTATCATATGTGATTGGATTTCCATAA from the Xenopus laevis strain J_2021 chromosome 9_10L, Xenopus_laevis_v10.1, whole genome shotgun sequence genome contains:
- the tfb1m.L gene encoding dimethyladenosine transferase 1, mitochondrial (The RefSeq protein has 2 substitutions compared to this genomic sequence); the encoded protein is MATPGALAKFRLPPLPTIGEIVKLFNLRAEKQLSQNFLLDLKLTDKIVRRAGNLQNAYVCEVGPGPGGITRSILNAGVEELLVVEKDTRFIPGLKMLNEASGGKVRTVHGDILTYRMDRAFPKHLIKSWDDEPPNVHIIGNLPFSVSTPLIIKWLEQVADRTGPFTYGRTQMTLTFQQEVAERLTASTKNKQRSRLSIMSQYLCNVKNCFTIPGRAFIPKPKVDVGVVHLTPFVQPKIEQPFKLVEKVVRCIFQFRRKYCHHGVSILFPEEIRIQLTEQMLRLADVDPTLRPTELTMTHFKKLCNVYREMCDQNPHLFSYNYREELRMKKLQGKSTEEEDDLLQ